In a genomic window of Acropora muricata isolate sample 2 chromosome 2, ASM3666990v1, whole genome shotgun sequence:
- the LOC136908044 gene encoding tetratricopeptide repeat protein 28-like, with amino-acid sequence MDNGDANDTLYTSNRRIDHQNAIDYHEKRLKIAQENGDRSGQGTAYGDLGSAYHSLGHYRKAIEYHEKLLKIAQEIGDRSREGTAYGNLGIAYHSLSEYRKAIEYHKIRLKIAQEIGDRSGEGTAYGNLGIAYHSLSEYRKAIEYHKIRLKIAQEIGDRSGEKAVYANLGSAYQSLGDYQKAIEYHEKRLKIAQEIGDRSGEGAAYGNLGSTYHSLGDYRKSIDYLEKLLKIAQEIGDRSGEGAAYGNLGSIYHSLGDYRKAIDYLEKHLKIAQEISDRSGEGKAYGNLGSAYLSLSEHRRAIEYLEKRLEIAQESGDRSGEATAYGNLGIAYHSLSEYQKAIEYHKRRLKIAQEINDRFGEGGAYGNLGHAYNSLGDYRKAIEYHEKRLKIAQEIGDRSGEGAAYGNLGSAYHSLGDYLKAIEYLEKLLKIAQEISHRYGEAVAYGNLGSAYLSLSEYGKAIEYLEKLLTIAQEIGDRCGEGTAYGNLGSAYLSLNEYGKAIEYHEKRLKIAQEIGDRSAEGEGYGNLGSTYLSLGDYRKAIEYHEKLLTISQEIGDRSGEGAAYGNLGSAFLSLSEFEKGIEYHEKRLKIAQEIGDRSGEETAYGILGGAYQSLGDYQKAIEYHEKLLKIAKEIGDRSGEGAAYGNFGIAYLSLSEYRKAIEYHDKRLKIAQEIGDRSREGTAYGNLGCAYHLLGNFQKAMEYHEKRLKIAQEIRDRSGEGAAYGNLGSTYQSLGDYRKAIDYLGKHLKIAQEIGDRSGEGAAYGNLGRTYHLLGDYRKAIEYLKKRLKIAQEIGDRSGEGTASGSLGNAYWSLGDYQKAIEYYEKRLKIAQEIGDRSGEGAAYGNLGSTYHSLGYYQKAIEYLKKSLKIAQEIGERDREGWTYHNIGTFYFSLEQFENAADNFGCSVEAFNAVRSFLKSKDDWKIKFRELYETTCSGLWNSLLRINKLDEALFAAERGRAQTLSDNLLLQYKLPASLSAASIDPKETLSRLSIEVSLPTLFLAIEGLTINIWFLSRGKKVIFRKGRLEGDRTENDPVRALLQSCLEKIRTEVIVRCEDRTLDEITRDCPSSREVCEEVKKPFQSLNNHFKAFYDGIISPIVDLLGSQDDELVIVPDGALCFTPWAAVIESIRIRTVPSLTSYQLILRVPEGHHKKTGALLVGNPCLKELKKPLDDLPGAQEEVEMIASILSTRPLTGRHATKTEVMRRMSSVGLIHIAAHGNELTGEIALSPNPGWASKFPQRKDYILKISDVQAANLRARLVVLSCCHSGRGRVLKGEGVVGIARAFLAAGARSVLVALWAIDDGATMVFMKSFYQHLKEGKTASAAIHQSMKSLRESEEFSEMRYWAPFQLIGDDVKIEFEVDYDVKE; translated from the coding sequence ATGGATAACGGAGACGCAAATGATACACTCTACACCAGCAACCGAAGAATTGACCATCAAAacgccattgactatcatgaaaagagactcaaaattgcacaagaaaacggtgatcggtccggacaaggaacagcctatggagaTCTTGGTAGTGCTTACCACTCGCTGGGtcactatcgaaaagccattgagtatcatgaaaaacttttgaaaattgcacaagaaattggtgatcggtccagagaaggaacagcctatggcaatcttggtattgcttaccactcactaagtgaatatcgaaaagccattgagtatcataaaatacgattgaaaattgcacaagaaatcggtgatcggtccggagaaggaacagcctatggcaatcttggtattgcttaccactcactaagtgaatatcgaaaagccattgagtatcataaaatacgattgaaaattgcacaagaaatcggtgatcggtccggagaaaaAGCAGtttatgcaaatctcggtagtgCATACCAGTCACtcggtgactatcaaaaagccattgagtatcatgaaaaaagattgaaaattgcgcaagaaatcggtgatcggtccggagaaggagcagcttatggaaatctcggtagtacttaccactcactgggtgactatcgaaaatccattgactatcttgaaaaacttttgaaaattgcacaagaaatcggtgatcggtccggagaaggagcagcttatggaaatctcggtagtatttaccactcactgggtgactatcgaaaagccattgactatcttgaaaaacatttgaaaattgcacaagaaatcagtgatcggtccggagaaggaaaagcctatggaaatcttggtagtgcTTACCTCTCACTAAGTGAACATagaagagccattgagtatcttgaaaaacgtTTGGAAATTGCTCAAGAAagcggtgatcggtccggagaagcaacagcctatggaaatcttggtattgcttatCACTCACTAAGTgaatatcaaaaagccattgagtatcataaaagacgattgaaaattgcacaagaaatcaaTGATCGGttcggagaaggaggagcctatggaaatctcggtcatgcctacaactcactgggtgactatcgaaaagccattgagtatcatgaaaaacgtttgaaaattgcacaagaaatcggtgataggtccggagaaggagcagcctatggaaatctaggtAGTGCTTAccactcattgggtgactatctaaaagccattgagtatcttgaaaaacttttaaaaattgcacaagaaatcagTCATCGGTACGGAGAAGCAGttgcctatggaaatcttggtagtgcTTACCTCTCACTAAGTGaatatggaaaagccattgagtatcttgaaaaacttttgacaATTGctcaagaaatcggtgatcggtgcGGAGAGGGAACAGCCTACGGAAATCTTGGTAGTGCTTACCTCTCACTAAATGaatatggaaaagccattgagtatcatgaaaaacgattgaaaattgcacaagaaatcggtgatcgatcCGCAGAAGGAgaaggctatggaaatctcggtagtacttacctgtcactgggtgactatcgaaaagccattgagtatcatgaaaaactattgACAATttcacaagaaatcggtgatcggtccggagaaggagcagcctatggaaatcttggtagtgcTTTCCTGTCACTAAGTGAATTTGAAaaaggcattgagtatcatgaaaaacgattgaaaattgcacaagaaatcggtgatcggtccggagaagaaACCGCCTATGGAATTCTCGGtggtgcttaccaatcactgggtgactatcaaaaagccattgagtatcatgaaaaactattgaaaattgcaaaagaaatcggtgatcggtctggagaaggagcagcctatggaaattttGGCATTGCTTACCTCTCACTAAGTgaatatcgaaaagccattgagtatcatgacaaacgattaaaaattgcacaagaaatcggtgatcggtccagagaaggaacagcctatggaaatctcggttgtgcttaccactTACTGGGTAACTTTCAAAAGgccatggagtatcatgaaaaacgattgaaaattgcacaagaaatccgtgatcggtccggagaaggagcagcctatggaaatctcggtagtacttaccaatcactgggtgactatcgaaaagccattgactatctgggaaaacatttgaaaattgcacaagaaataggtgatcggtccggagaaggagcagcctatggaaatctcggtaggaCTTACcacttactgggtgactatcgaaaagccattgagtatcttaaaaaacgtttgaaaattgcacaagaaataggtgatcggtccggagaaggaacagcctctGGGAGTCTCGGTAATGCatactggtcactgggtgactatcaaaaagccattgagtattatgaaaaacgattgaaaattgcacaagaaatcggtgatcgatccggagaaggagcagcgtatggaaatctcggtagtacttaccactcactgggttactaccaaaaagccattgagtatcttaaGAAGTCTTTGAAAATTGCGCAAGAAATCGGTGAGCGGGACAGGGAAGGATGGacttatcacaacattggaacGTTTTACTTTTCTcttgaacaatttgaaaacgcgGCAGATAATTTCGGTTGCTCTGTGGAAGCTTTTAATGCTGTGAGGTCTTTCTTGAAATCtaaagatgattggaaaataaagtttCGTGAGCTGTACGAGACAACGTGCTCTGGCTTATGGAACTCGTTGCTAAGAATTAATAAGTTGGATGAagctttgtttgcggctgaacgaggacgagcgcagactttgtctgatAATTTGCTGCTTCAATACAAACTTCCTGCATCCTTATCAGCAGCTTCAATTGACCCCAAAGAGACATTATCTCGTCTCTCCATAGAGGTTTCCTtaccaactctttttctagcaattgaaggactcacgatcaacatctggtttctcagcaggggaaagaaagttatattTCGGAAAGGGAGGCTGGAGGGTGATAGAACAGAGAATGATCCAGTACGGGCGTTACTACAATCCTGTTTAGAAAAAATACGCACTGAAGTTATtgtaagatgtgaagatcgcacactTGATGAAATCACCCGTGACTGCCCGTCTAGCAGAGAAGTGTGCGAAGAAGTGAAAAAACCATTCCAGTCTTTAAACAATCATTTCAAGGCATTTTATGATGGAATTATCAgtccaattgttgacttgcttggatctcaagacgacgagttggtcattgttcctgatggtgcgctgtgctttaccccatgggccgcagttattgaatcgattaggattcgcactgttccatctcttacaagttatcaattgatcttacgTGTCCCCGAAGGCCATCataagaagacaggggcgcttttggtcggaaatccttgcttaaaagagttgaagaaaccCTTAGACGACTTGCCAGgcgctcaagaggaagtagaaatgattgcgtCAATTCTCAGCACCAGACCCTTAACAGGGAGACATGCAACAAAAACTGAAGTAATGagacggatgtcgtcagttggtttaattcacattgctgcccacggaaacgaactcactggagaaattgctttgtctccaaaccctggatgggcTTCGAAGTTCCCTCAAAGAAAggattacattttgaaaatttccgatgtacaagcggcaaatcttcgagctcgtcttgtggtcttaagttgctgtcacagtggacgaggtagagtcttgaagggtgagggtgtggtcggtatcgcacgtgcttTCTTGGcggctggtgctcgttctgtgttggtggccctgtgggcaatagacgatggagctaccatggtgttcatgaaaagtttctaccaacacctaaaggaaggaaaaaccgccagtgctgccaTTCACCAGTCGATGAAATCCTTACGTGAATCTGAGGAattttctgagatgaggtactgggctccattccaacttatcggagatgacgtgaagattgaattcgaggtgGATTATGacgtcaaagaatga